Proteins encoded in a region of the Thermocaproicibacter melissae genome:
- a CDS encoding FtsK/SpoIIIE family DNA translocase, producing the protein MQDLQAVRQKNQRHAIIQFAVAILMGCFVLISGDHIWRWCHNLLLGLFGNCAILWPILLLYISIITSLEKRTERITSRIILMSCTIILFCATVYAFSISSPVTLKSMPEKLIALYGNDNSHTSSGLFGGLLGIPLVCAFGMLGARIFLILALFVVLMILTGTTLVQLFKTISKPADTVVNNINTAREKKRIERNRLNAEIDIPLDDEMPAHPVHSPSVQKEEKPKKNAAIEHLKKVFSIGDGTEMPSTNKQEPEAAPVNYEPAPDISPQLPAKHEITPPAVSAETPQQEKVASVPAVEQSAPEPIQDGQYHIPPLSMLETTKGPAQEDIQSEINFIGNKLVETLQDFGVKTSFIGYSRGPAVTRYELQPAAGVKISRITNLSDDLSMNLATAGIRIEAPIPGKAAVGIEVPNKKTTVVRMRELIESNSFRSSKSYLTVALGRDIAGETAIADLAKMPHLLIAGATGSGKSVCINSMIISLLYKSTPDDVRFLMIDPKVVELGIYNGIPQLLVPVVTDPRKAAGALSWAVTEMLKRYKTFAATGVRDLKAYNAYAAVHDYKAEDGQPLEKMPRIVIIIDELADLMMAAPSEVEDSICRLAQMARAAGMHLVIATQRPSVDVITGTIKANIPSRIAFAVSSQVDSRTILDMGGAEKLLGHGDMLFSPVGSQKPKRIQGCFVSDSEIESIVNFVKKSKEAEYSETIVQEIERNAVEKGSDSKSDALNEDTDPMLPEAIKYVVDCGQASTSSLQRRLRLGYARAGRLIDQMEQMGIIGPQEGSKPRQVLITYQQYLEMTMQKNDAADATKVSDTNG; encoded by the coding sequence ATGCAGGATTTACAGGCTGTACGTCAAAAAAATCAGCGGCATGCAATTATTCAGTTTGCAGTGGCAATTCTCATGGGCTGCTTTGTTCTGATTTCCGGTGACCATATTTGGCGCTGGTGCCACAATTTATTGCTTGGTTTGTTCGGAAACTGTGCCATTCTTTGGCCGATTCTCTTGCTTTACATATCAATTATCACATCGCTTGAGAAAAGGACGGAACGGATCACCTCCAGAATCATACTCATGTCATGTACCATTATTCTGTTCTGTGCAACGGTCTATGCTTTTTCCATTTCTTCGCCAGTGACCTTAAAATCAATGCCTGAAAAGTTGATTGCTCTGTATGGCAACGATAACTCACATACTTCCTCTGGTCTTTTCGGCGGCCTGCTCGGAATTCCGCTTGTCTGCGCTTTCGGTATGCTTGGAGCACGAATTTTTTTGATTCTTGCTCTGTTTGTAGTGTTGATGATTCTGACCGGAACAACACTGGTCCAATTGTTCAAGACAATTTCAAAACCGGCGGACACCGTCGTAAACAACATCAATACTGCGCGTGAAAAGAAACGGATTGAACGCAACCGTCTCAATGCTGAAATCGACATTCCGCTTGATGATGAAATGCCTGCGCATCCTGTACATTCTCCGTCGGTTCAAAAAGAGGAAAAGCCGAAAAAGAATGCCGCAATCGAACACCTGAAAAAGGTGTTCTCGATTGGCGACGGAACAGAGATGCCATCAACCAATAAGCAAGAACCGGAAGCTGCTCCCGTCAATTATGAACCTGCACCGGACATCAGCCCGCAACTTCCTGCAAAGCATGAGATAACTCCCCCAGCAGTTTCTGCGGAGACCCCTCAGCAAGAGAAAGTTGCTTCTGTCCCAGCAGTTGAGCAGTCTGCTCCTGAACCGATCCAAGACGGGCAATATCATATTCCTCCCCTTTCCATGCTTGAGACAACAAAAGGCCCTGCTCAGGAAGATATTCAAAGTGAAATTAATTTCATCGGGAACAAGCTTGTTGAGACACTGCAAGACTTCGGGGTTAAAACTTCTTTTATAGGTTACAGCCGCGGCCCTGCAGTTACCCGCTACGAGCTTCAACCTGCAGCCGGCGTAAAAATCAGCAGGATTACCAATCTTTCAGACGACCTCTCTATGAATCTTGCCACAGCGGGAATCCGTATTGAGGCACCGATTCCCGGCAAAGCCGCTGTCGGCATTGAAGTTCCGAATAAAAAGACCACAGTCGTGCGAATGCGGGAGCTCATTGAAAGCAACAGCTTCCGATCCTCAAAAAGCTATTTGACCGTTGCTCTTGGGCGCGATATTGCCGGTGAAACCGCGATTGCCGACTTAGCCAAAATGCCCCACCTGCTGATTGCAGGTGCCACGGGTTCCGGTAAATCGGTGTGCATCAACTCCATGATTATCAGCCTACTATACAAATCCACACCGGATGATGTACGCTTTCTGATGATAGACCCGAAAGTTGTTGAACTCGGAATTTACAATGGTATTCCCCAGCTTCTCGTACCGGTCGTTACCGACCCGAGGAAAGCTGCCGGCGCGCTTAGTTGGGCTGTCACAGAAATGTTGAAACGTTACAAAACCTTTGCAGCAACCGGAGTCCGCGACCTGAAAGCCTACAACGCCTATGCTGCTGTCCACGATTACAAGGCCGAGGACGGGCAGCCATTGGAAAAGATGCCGCGCATCGTTATTATCATTGACGAGCTTGCCGACCTGATGATGGCTGCACCGAGCGAAGTGGAAGATTCCATCTGCCGTCTTGCACAGATGGCCCGTGCAGCCGGAATGCATCTTGTCATTGCAACGCAGCGGCCTTCTGTTGACGTCATTACCGGAACGATTAAAGCAAATATTCCGAGCCGAATCGCGTTCGCCGTGTCGTCTCAGGTTGACTCAAGAACAATTCTGGATATGGGCGGTGCCGAAAAGCTGCTTGGACATGGTGATATGCTGTTTTCCCCTGTCGGCTCACAGAAACCGAAACGTATTCAAGGATGTTTTGTGAGCGACAGTGAGATTGAATCCATTGTTAATTTCGTCAAGAAATCGAAGGAAGCGGAATACAGCGAAACCATCGTACAGGAAATCGAACGCAATGCGGTTGAAAAAGGCAGCGACAGCAAATCCGACGCCTTGAATGAAGATACCGACCCCATGCTTCCGGAGGCAATTAAATATGTCGTTGATTGCGGACAAGCTTCCACCTCTTCCCTGCAGCGTCGTCTGCGCCTTGGTTACGCACGTGCAGGCCGCCTAATAGACCAGATGGAGCAAATGGGTATCATCGGCCCGCAGGAGGGTTCAAAACCTCGCCAAGTTCTGATTACATACCAGCAATATCTGGAAATGACGATGCAGAAGAACGATGCTGCGGACGCCACAAAGGTCTCGGATACAAATGGGTGA
- a CDS encoding ClpP family protease, with the protein MIQKENNNNEVKNNTATNIKGDTQCSSNQNQQVIDTGSILTSDGRHTIHCLTIIGQIEGHTVLPSQDKATKYEHVIPQLVAVEESPDIDGLLIIINTVGGDVEAGLALAELIAGMSKPTVSIVLGGGHSIGVPLAVSAKHSFIVPSATMTIHPVRINGMMLGVPQTMDYFKRMQDRITKFITDHSHISPERMKELIENTNELVLDIGSILDGKQAVEEGLIDSLGSLSDAIKCLYKMIDERRAAEKENQPSSPDNGTLRFAGRN; encoded by the coding sequence ATGATACAGAAGGAAAATAATAACAATGAAGTGAAAAACAACACAGCTACAAATATAAAGGGAGATACACAATGCAGCAGCAACCAGAATCAGCAGGTTATTGACACCGGCTCCATCCTTACCAGTGACGGAAGACATACCATTCATTGCCTAACAATAATTGGGCAAATTGAAGGTCACACGGTTCTGCCGTCACAAGACAAGGCTACAAAATATGAACACGTAATTCCGCAGTTGGTTGCAGTTGAGGAATCTCCTGACATTGATGGTCTACTCATTATCATCAATACCGTCGGCGGCGATGTGGAGGCGGGGTTAGCCCTTGCCGAATTGATTGCCGGAATGAGCAAGCCAACGGTTTCCATCGTACTCGGTGGCGGGCACTCCATCGGTGTGCCGCTTGCGGTTTCAGCAAAACATTCATTTATCGTGCCAAGTGCAACCATGACCATTCACCCGGTTCGCATCAACGGTATGATGCTGGGTGTTCCGCAGACGATGGATTATTTCAAAAGAATGCAGGACCGCATTACGAAATTCATTACGGACCACTCTCACATCTCTCCCGAAAGAATGAAAGAGCTTATTGAAAACACCAATGAACTTGTTCTTGACATTGGTTCGATTCTCGACGGCAAACAGGCGGTAGAAGAAGGTCTGATTGATTCTCTCGGTAGCCTTTCGGATGCGATTAAGTGCTTATACAAGATGATTGACGAAAGGCGAGCGGCTGAAAAGGAAAATCAACCTTCTTCTCCCGATAACGGAACGTTGAGATTTGCCGGTAGGAATTGA
- a CDS encoding aconitate hydratase, translating into MGLTLAQKIIKNHLVSGEMVVGQEIGLKIDQTLTQDATGTMAYLEFEAMGVPRVKTELSVAYIDHNTLQSGFENADDHRFIQSEAKKHGIYFSRPGNGICHQVHLERFGIPGKTLIGSDSHTPTGGGIGMLAMGAGGLDVAVAMGGGPYYITMPKIVYIELTGKLPDWVSAKDVILEVLRLLSVKGGVGKIIEYGGEGVKTLSVPERATITNMGAELGATTSIFPSDEITKSFLEAQGRGKDWVELQPDPDAHYDEVLHIDLSSLKPLAACPHSPDAVKSVEEIGPIKIDQVCIGSCTNSSYRDMMRVASILKGKTVAPNVSLTISPGSKQVFHMLAKNGALADIIDAGARVLECACGPCIGMGQSPNSGGISLRTFNRNFLGRSGTADAQIYLVSPETAAASAIAGVLTDPRTLGHEEPISMPEKFDIDDNMIEPPAPPEEADSVEILRGPNIKDFPKTSPLPENIKAKALLKVGDNITTDHIMPAGSKILPFRSNIPYMSQFCFSVCDKSFPERCKQHGTGIIIGGSNYGQGSSREHAALVPLYLGIKAVIVKSFARIHCANLANAGILPLVFVNESDYDAVDQMDELELPDIRKAIAEKRRIFVNNLTKGTKFEVKAMLSDRQREIVLAGGLLDYTREHSGK; encoded by the coding sequence ATGGGTTTGACGTTAGCACAAAAAATCATTAAGAATCACTTGGTCAGCGGAGAAATGGTTGTCGGCCAGGAAATAGGCCTGAAAATTGACCAGACTCTGACGCAGGATGCTACTGGAACGATGGCTTATCTCGAATTTGAAGCCATGGGCGTGCCTCGTGTAAAAACCGAACTTTCTGTTGCTTATATCGACCACAACACTTTGCAATCAGGCTTTGAAAATGCAGATGACCATCGTTTCATCCAGTCTGAGGCAAAGAAGCACGGCATCTATTTCTCACGCCCCGGAAACGGAATTTGCCATCAGGTTCATCTGGAACGCTTCGGAATCCCGGGGAAAACCCTGATTGGCTCTGACAGCCATACCCCTACGGGCGGCGGAATCGGCATGCTTGCAATGGGAGCCGGCGGACTTGACGTTGCAGTTGCGATGGGCGGTGGCCCTTACTATATCACCATGCCCAAAATCGTCTATATTGAATTGACCGGAAAACTTCCGGATTGGGTTAGCGCAAAGGATGTTATTCTGGAAGTGCTTCGCCTTCTCTCTGTAAAAGGCGGCGTAGGCAAAATCATTGAATACGGCGGGGAAGGCGTCAAGACTCTCTCGGTTCCGGAACGTGCAACCATTACAAACATGGGTGCAGAACTTGGCGCAACAACATCAATTTTCCCGTCCGATGAAATTACAAAGAGCTTTTTGGAAGCACAGGGACGCGGAAAAGACTGGGTGGAACTTCAGCCGGATCCGGATGCTCATTATGATGAAGTCCTCCATATTGACCTCTCTAGTCTGAAACCGCTTGCTGCCTGCCCGCACAGCCCGGATGCAGTAAAATCGGTTGAGGAGATTGGCCCAATAAAAATTGACCAAGTCTGCATCGGTTCCTGCACCAACTCGTCTTATCGTGATATGATGCGTGTGGCTTCCATTCTGAAAGGCAAAACCGTTGCTCCGAATGTGAGCCTCACCATTTCACCAGGTTCCAAACAGGTATTTCATATGCTTGCTAAGAACGGTGCCTTGGCGGATATTATTGATGCAGGCGCACGTGTACTGGAATGTGCCTGCGGCCCTTGCATCGGTATGGGACAGTCTCCGAATTCCGGAGGCATTTCTCTGCGCACGTTCAACCGTAATTTCTTGGGACGCTCCGGAACCGCCGATGCTCAGATTTATCTAGTCAGCCCGGAAACAGCGGCAGCATCGGCAATCGCCGGAGTTTTGACAGACCCGCGAACACTCGGTCATGAAGAACCGATTTCCATGCCTGAGAAGTTTGATATTGATGACAATATGATCGAGCCGCCGGCTCCTCCGGAGGAAGCTGATTCGGTCGAGATCCTTCGCGGCCCCAATATCAAAGACTTCCCCAAAACCTCTCCGCTGCCTGAGAATATTAAGGCCAAAGCACTTCTGAAAGTCGGAGACAACATCACAACGGACCACATTATGCCGGCGGGTTCAAAAATCCTTCCGTTCCGCTCGAACATTCCATATATGTCTCAGTTCTGCTTCTCGGTCTGCGACAAGTCATTCCCTGAGCGCTGCAAACAGCATGGAACCGGCATTATCATCGGCGGCTCCAATTACGGGCAAGGTTCTTCCCGTGAGCATGCAGCATTGGTACCGCTTTATCTGGGAATTAAAGCTGTCATCGTGAAGAGCTTTGCGAGAATTCACTGTGCAAATTTGGCAAATGCAGGCATCCTTCCGCTCGTTTTTGTAAACGAAAGCGATTATGACGCAGTTGACCAGATGGATGAATTGGAACTGCCCGATATTCGCAAAGCAATTGCGGAAAAACGCAGAATTTTTGTCAATAACCTCACCAAGGGTACAAAGTTTGAAGTAAAAGCTATGCTGAGTGATCGCCAGCGTGAGATTGTTCTTGCGGGAGGTTTGCTCGACTATACTCGCGAACATTCCGGCAAGTAA
- a CDS encoding NADP-dependent isocitrate dehydrogenase encodes MAEKIQMRTPLVEMDGDEMTRVIWKEIKEILIEPYVDLKTEYYDLGLKHRDETNDQVTVDASEATKKYGVAVKCATITPNADRVKEYNLKEMWKSPNGTIRAILDGTVFRTPILVKGITPLVPGWKKPIIIARHAYGDVYRGVEMQVPAGAKAELVVTNADGSETRTLIHDFKSPGIIQGQHNLDKSIENFAKSCFQYALDVKRDLWFSTKDTISKKYDHRFKDIFNELYDSTYKEKFEEAGIKYFYTLIDDAVARVVRSNGGFIWACKNYDGDVMSDMVATAFGSLAMMTSVLVSPDGVYEYEAAHGTVQRHYYKYLRGESTSTNSMATLFAWTGALKKRGELDGLQDLSAFAEKLEKASIQTIEEGVMTGDLAAISTLPNIQKVDTETFLREVDKRLQAL; translated from the coding sequence ATGGCGGAAAAAATTCAAATGCGCACCCCTCTTGTCGAAATGGACGGAGATGAGATGACGCGCGTCATCTGGAAAGAGATTAAGGAAATCCTCATCGAGCCGTATGTCGACCTTAAGACAGAGTATTACGACCTGGGCCTAAAGCACCGCGATGAAACAAATGACCAAGTCACGGTTGATGCTTCTGAGGCAACAAAGAAGTACGGCGTTGCTGTAAAGTGCGCGACCATTACACCAAATGCAGACCGTGTTAAGGAGTACAACCTCAAGGAGATGTGGAAATCGCCGAATGGCACGATTCGTGCCATCCTGGACGGCACCGTATTCCGTACCCCAATTCTTGTGAAGGGTATCACCCCGCTTGTACCCGGATGGAAGAAACCGATTATTATAGCGCGCCATGCTTACGGTGACGTTTACCGCGGTGTTGAGATGCAAGTTCCGGCCGGAGCTAAGGCGGAGCTTGTTGTTACCAACGCCGACGGCAGTGAGACCAGAACTCTGATTCATGATTTCAAATCACCCGGCATTATTCAGGGCCAGCATAATCTTGATAAGAGCATTGAAAACTTTGCGAAATCATGCTTCCAGTATGCACTGGATGTCAAGAGAGACCTTTGGTTCTCGACAAAGGATACAATTTCCAAAAAATATGACCACAGATTCAAGGATATTTTCAATGAGCTGTATGATTCTACTTATAAAGAGAAGTTTGAAGAAGCGGGTATCAAGTATTTTTACACTCTGATTGATGACGCGGTTGCCCGTGTTGTACGTTCAAACGGCGGATTTATCTGGGCCTGCAAAAATTACGACGGTGATGTGATGAGCGACATGGTGGCTACGGCGTTCGGTAGTTTGGCCATGATGACAAGTGTGCTTGTTTCACCGGACGGTGTTTATGAGTATGAAGCAGCTCACGGAACGGTGCAGCGCCATTATTACAAGTACCTCAGGGGTGAATCCACTTCCACAAATTCCATGGCTACACTCTTTGCTTGGACGGGAGCGTTGAAGAAGCGCGGAGAACTTGACGGCCTTCAGGATCTCTCTGCTTTTGCGGAAAAGCTGGAGAAAGCATCCATTCAGACGATTGAAGAAGGCGTCATGACAGGCGACCTTGCAGCCATATCAACTTTGCCGAATATTCAGAAAGTTGACACGGAAACTTTCCTGAGGGAAGTTGACAAGAGATTGCAGGCACTGTAA
- a CDS encoding redox-sensing transcriptional repressor Rex — protein MLRHENVSMSVVRRLPRYYRFLNHLKESGVTRISSTELSQKLGLTASQIRQDLNCFGGFGQQGYGYIVSQLCDEIGKILGLQSGYKTILLGAGNLGMAIANHMAFEADGFRLIGIFDNSPQKIGMTIGGLQVQDVNNLEKFCKKEKPVMAVLCVPRSAVEELGKVLYQLGIRNFWNFSHYDISLEYPDTIVENVHLNDSLMTLCYRICNGRTKKQEMEQKQKNQTELSAD, from the coding sequence ATGCTGAGGCATGAGAATGTTTCAATGTCTGTTGTTCGGCGATTGCCGCGTTACTATCGGTTTCTAAATCATTTGAAAGAGTCTGGAGTCACCAGAATCTCATCTACGGAACTATCGCAAAAACTGGGGCTTACAGCTTCGCAGATACGGCAAGACCTTAACTGTTTCGGTGGTTTCGGTCAGCAGGGGTATGGCTATATAGTCAGCCAGCTTTGCGATGAAATCGGTAAAATTCTCGGTTTGCAGAGTGGCTATAAAACGATTTTGCTGGGAGCCGGTAACCTCGGAATGGCAATTGCCAACCACATGGCATTTGAAGCAGATGGTTTCCGCTTGATTGGAATTTTCGATAACTCACCTCAAAAAATAGGCATGACGATCGGTGGGCTGCAGGTCCAAGATGTGAATAATCTGGAAAAATTTTGCAAAAAAGAGAAGCCTGTGATGGCTGTTCTTTGCGTTCCGCGCAGTGCTGTGGAAGAGCTTGGCAAGGTTCTTTATCAATTGGGCATTCGGAACTTTTGGAATTTCAGCCATTATGATATTTCGCTTGAATACCCGGATACGATTGTAGAGAATGTTCACTTAAACGACAGCCTGATGACGCTTTGCTACCGTATCTGCAACGGCAGAACAAAGAAGCAGGAAATGGAGCAGAAACAAAAAAATCAAACAGAACTGTCGGCTGATTAA
- a CDS encoding tRNA(Met) cytidine acetate ligase, giving the protein MNLNSLLKELTFASKIERVKWKLTTPNTIIIQAWCKFKENSHKMTIAGIIAEYNPLHNGHAFLLQEMRNLGADCVAVVMSGNFVQRGEAAILSKWARTREALSCGADLVVELPLPWAVSGAQHFSLGGVFLLSALGVDIIGFGSECGDIGKLSEAKQALVSPLLHEQMQKYLQQGMTFASARQNAVENLFGSETALLLRKPNNVLGIEYLSAIQQLGASLKPFTVKRVSLFDSSSDEPDAVASSSQIRKKIVDGSSVSQYMPVQAYQILKEEISSGRAPASLSFVERAMLSSFRQMDRVAFSSLPDISEGLENRIYASVQTAGSMSDLLKTAKTKRYPMARIRRILLSAFLGITKEDAKGLPPYLRILGIGKNGDKILRRAKEQKKLPIISRFSDTEQLNPRARRIMELENKSTDLYSLCMPQAGPCGLDRSTKIIVL; this is encoded by the coding sequence GTGAATCTGAACAGCCTATTGAAAGAGTTAACATTTGCTAGTAAAATAGAACGAGTAAAATGGAAATTGACAACGCCAAATACTATCATAATACAAGCATGGTGCAAATTCAAGGAGAATTCTCATAAAATGACGATTGCCGGTATTATTGCCGAATATAATCCGCTTCATAACGGGCATGCTTTTCTTCTTCAGGAAATGCGAAACCTCGGTGCAGATTGCGTCGCCGTTGTCATGAGCGGAAATTTTGTTCAACGCGGTGAAGCGGCAATCCTTTCAAAATGGGCCAGAACTCGAGAAGCTCTTTCTTGCGGTGCAGATCTCGTTGTGGAGCTGCCTCTTCCCTGGGCTGTTTCTGGAGCACAACACTTTTCGCTTGGCGGAGTTTTCCTTCTTTCCGCACTCGGAGTTGACATAATCGGCTTTGGAAGTGAATGCGGCGATATTGGGAAACTTTCTGAAGCCAAACAAGCTTTAGTCTCTCCCCTTCTGCATGAGCAAATGCAGAAATATCTGCAGCAAGGTATGACATTCGCTTCAGCACGTCAGAATGCTGTTGAAAATCTCTTTGGCAGCGAAACTGCACTTCTGCTTCGCAAACCAAACAATGTACTTGGCATAGAATATCTTAGCGCGATTCAACAACTTGGGGCATCTCTGAAACCTTTTACCGTAAAAAGAGTATCGCTTTTCGACTCAAGCAGTGATGAACCGGATGCTGTTGCTTCTTCCTCTCAAATTCGCAAGAAAATTGTAGATGGAAGCTCAGTTTCTCAATATATGCCGGTGCAAGCCTATCAAATTTTAAAAGAAGAAATCTCATCCGGAAGAGCACCTGCAAGCCTTTCGTTTGTGGAACGCGCGATGCTTTCTTCATTTCGGCAGATGGATCGCGTCGCTTTTTCTTCTCTTCCGGACATCAGCGAGGGACTTGAAAACAGAATTTATGCCTCCGTTCAAACTGCCGGCAGCATGAGTGATTTGCTCAAGACTGCAAAAACTAAACGATATCCGATGGCGAGAATTCGCCGAATACTTCTCTCGGCTTTTCTGGGAATTACAAAAGAAGATGCCAAAGGCCTTCCCCCATATCTAAGAATCCTTGGCATTGGAAAAAACGGCGATAAGATTCTACGTCGTGCAAAGGAACAGAAGAAACTGCCAATCATCTCGCGATTTTCAGATACGGAACAGCTTAACCCTCGAGCACGCCGAATCATGGAACTTGAAAATAAATCAACCGATTTGTACTCCCTATGTATGCCTCAAGCAGGACCGTGCGGACTAGATCGATCTACAAAAATCATTGTACTGTAA
- a CDS encoding acetate/propionate family kinase → MKILVINAGSSSLKYQLIDMDTEKMIAKGICERIGAEGSRIEYKTSDGRSMKKNAEIRNHVDAFKLVTEALVDPELGVISNLSEISAIGHRIVQGGAIFDKSVLVNDEVIRQIQSLIPLAPLHNGPEVDAILASREVFGADMPQCVVFDTSFHSTMPPKAYLYAIPYEYYEKYKIRRYGFHGTSHRYVSHHCAHLMHQPLEDIKMITCHIGNGSSIAAIQNGKVIDTSMGLTPLDGFMMGTRSGALDPSVITFLMEKEGLTPQEMNQILNKKSGVYGICGLSDDRDVTKAEIEGDPKAILAHEMQIYQIAKYIGAYAAAMNGVDCIVFTAGLGENQPEIRYGVCRYLKYLGVKIDPILNDEYIHGKEGKISTFDSVVPVYVINTNEELVIARDTKAIVEKLHYASTPDRTHVDPEDV, encoded by the coding sequence ATGAAAATCCTGGTAATTAACGCTGGAAGCTCATCTCTGAAATATCAGCTGATTGATATGGACACAGAGAAGATGATTGCAAAGGGTATCTGTGAAAGAATCGGAGCGGAAGGCTCTCGGATTGAATACAAAACCAGCGACGGCCGTTCCATGAAAAAGAACGCTGAGATTAGAAACCATGTAGATGCGTTCAAACTTGTTACTGAGGCTTTGGTAGACCCTGAGTTGGGCGTTATTTCAAACCTTTCCGAGATTTCCGCTATCGGCCACCGAATCGTGCAGGGCGGTGCTATATTTGACAAATCCGTTCTGGTCAACGATGAAGTGATTCGCCAGATTCAAAGCCTGATTCCGCTCGCACCGCTGCACAACGGACCGGAAGTTGATGCTATTCTCGCGTCCCGTGAAGTGTTCGGCGCAGATATGCCGCAGTGCGTTGTGTTCGATACGTCTTTCCATTCAACAATGCCTCCGAAAGCATATCTGTATGCAATTCCTTATGAGTACTACGAGAAATATAAGATTCGCCGTTATGGCTTCCACGGTACTTCCCACCGCTATGTCAGCCACCATTGTGCACACCTGATGCATCAGCCGCTGGAAGACATTAAAATGATTACCTGCCATATTGGCAACGGTTCCTCCATTGCCGCGATTCAAAACGGCAAGGTCATTGATACGAGCATGGGCCTGACTCCGCTCGACGGCTTCATGATGGGCACACGTTCCGGAGCACTTGACCCCTCCGTTATCACTTTCTTGATGGAAAAAGAGGGCCTCACTCCGCAGGAAATGAATCAGATCCTCAACAAAAAGTCGGGCGTTTATGGAATCTGCGGCCTCAGCGATGACCGCGATGTAACGAAAGCGGAAATTGAAGGCGATCCGAAGGCAATTCTGGCACATGAGATGCAGATTTACCAGATTGCAAAATATATCGGTGCTTACGCAGCTGCCATGAACGGTGTGGACTGCATTGTATTCACCGCAGGTCTGGGTGAGAATCAGCCTGAAATCCGTTATGGCGTATGCCGTTATCTGAAATATCTCGGCGTAAAGATTGATCCGATTCTGAATGATGAATATATTCACGGAAAAGAAGGAAAGATTTCCACTTTCGATTCCGTTGTTCCGGTGTATGTCATTAACACTAACGAAGAGCTTGTCATTGCGCGTGACACAAAGGCGATCGTTGAGAAACTTCACTACGCTTCTACTCCTGACAGAACTCATGTTGATCCGGAAGATGTCTGA